Proteins encoded within one genomic window of Armatimonadota bacterium:
- a CDS encoding ABC transporter permease gives MSVDLARTGSASASPAWMPLRRRSAIFRLLHHRSFLFGVVILTWLAAVLVLGPAMAPVNPLAIDPINRLQPPSRAHWFGTDHLGRDIFSRVLYGARYSMAVAVGAILAGGFIGWFVGSFGGYATGRPAIVLGGLIDIFLAFPMELIALAMVSITGAGLQNVILAISLSIWPRIARVVRGEVLRLRELEFVEAARALGAQTVRIMLRHILPNVLAPMIVALTFYVGSAVLVEAALSFLGLGVPPPIPTWGNIASDARKYLVTSPWGMLFSGIAVGLTVLSLNLLGDGLRDYFDPRLRGR, from the coding sequence ATGAGCGTCGACCTGGCGCGAACGGGCTCTGCCTCGGCCTCCCCAGCGTGGATGCCGCTGCGGCGGCGGTCCGCAATCTTCAGGCTGCTGCATCACCGCAGCTTTCTCTTCGGCGTGGTCATCCTCACGTGGCTGGCCGCTGTGCTCGTCCTGGGTCCCGCTATGGCTCCGGTCAATCCTCTAGCCATCGATCCCATCAACCGCCTCCAGCCCCCCAGCAGAGCGCACTGGTTCGGTACCGACCATTTGGGCCGGGACATCTTCAGCCGCGTTCTCTACGGGGCGCGGTACTCCATGGCCGTGGCCGTGGGAGCCATCCTCGCCGGAGGCTTCATTGGCTGGTTCGTCGGATCGTTCGGCGGCTACGCGACCGGTCGACCCGCCATCGTCCTGGGCGGGCTGATAGACATCTTCCTGGCCTTCCCCATGGAGCTCATTGCCCTGGCCATGGTAAGTATCACAGGAGCCGGCCTGCAGAATGTAATCCTGGCCATCTCCCTGTCCATCTGGCCGCGCATTGCCCGCGTGGTCCGCGGCGAGGTGCTGCGCCTGCGCGAGCTGGAGTTTGTAGAGGCGGCGCGAGCGCTGGGTGCCCAGACCGTCCGCATCATGCTTCGTCACATCCTGCCCAACGTGCTGGCCCCGATGATTGTGGCGCTGACCTTCTACGTGGGATCGGCGGTTCTGGTGGAAGCGGCCCTGAGCTTCCTCGGGCTGGGCGTTCCCCCACCCATCCCCACCTGGGGCAACATCGCCAGCGACGCGCGGAAGTACCTGGTGACTTCTCCCTGGGGGATGCTCTTCAGCGGGATCGCTGTGGGGCTCACGGTGCTCAGCCTCAACCTGCTGGGGGATGGATTGCGCGACTACTTCGATCCTCGCCTCCGCGGCCGCTGA
- a CDS encoding ABC transporter permease — MAGYVIRRLLAAAVQACVVLVITFTLVRLTPGDPVTAYLSRVQSEASVSPEHIALIRRQLGLDRPVVVQFWLYARRVLRGDLGISYTQSEPVLRIVFSQLPYTVQLALAALLIEVAVGLPLGVVAATRRGTALDYLATTAATAAYSLPRFWIGMVLILVFAVRFGMFPVIGVGAEGDLVDIVHHLVLPAVALGLAGAAYIARMTRSAMLEVLGEDYVRTARAKGVAEAIVLRHHALRNALIPVVTVIGVSLGRALGGSAIIETLFGRVGIGSLLVEAITQRDYALVQGAILIFALGVFLVNLGIDIAYAWLNPRIRYT, encoded by the coding sequence GTGGCGGGATACGTCATCCGGAGATTGCTGGCGGCGGCGGTGCAGGCGTGTGTCGTGCTTGTCATTACCTTCACGCTGGTCCGCCTGACCCCCGGTGATCCGGTTACTGCCTACCTCTCGCGGGTCCAGAGCGAAGCATCGGTGTCCCCGGAGCACATTGCGCTGATCCGCCGGCAGCTCGGCTTGGACCGGCCGGTGGTGGTCCAGTTCTGGCTGTATGCGAGGCGCGTGCTGCGGGGAGACCTGGGCATCTCCTACACCCAGAGCGAGCCGGTGCTGCGCATCGTCTTCAGTCAGCTTCCCTATACCGTCCAGCTTGCGCTGGCCGCGCTGCTTATCGAGGTTGCGGTGGGCCTTCCCCTGGGCGTCGTGGCGGCGACGCGGCGCGGAACCGCACTGGACTACCTGGCCACCACCGCGGCCACGGCAGCGTACAGCCTGCCGCGCTTTTGGATCGGCATGGTCCTCATCCTGGTCTTCGCCGTCAGGTTTGGGATGTTCCCGGTGATCGGCGTGGGCGCCGAGGGCGACTTAGTTGACATTGTTCACCACCTGGTCCTGCCCGCAGTGGCCCTGGGCCTCGCCGGCGCTGCCTACATCGCCCGCATGACGCGTAGCGCCATGCTCGAAGTGCTGGGCGAAGACTACGTGCGCACCGCCCGGGCCAAGGGGGTGGCGGAGGCTATCGTCCTGAGGCATCACGCCCTGCGTAATGCCCTAATCCCGGTGGTGACCGTCATAGGCGTCTCCCTGGGGCGGGCCCTGGGCGGGTCGGCCATCATCGAGACCCTCTTCGGCAGGGTGGGCATCGGCAGCCTCCTGGTGGAGGCCATCACGCAGCGGGACTACGCCCTGGTCCAGGGGGCGATCCTGATCTTCGCCCTCGGGGTCTTTTTGGTGAACCTGGGGATCGACATAGCCTACGCCTGGCTCAATCCCCGGATTCGGTACACGTAG
- a CDS encoding ABC transporter substrate-binding protein, which produces MRIALILLISLLTAAGALPLLPQPLSAQQDTRPAIRARLQFARAGGVYDPARWRYTSDWFVYPNLFNWLVRWKPGPDPKELEADLAEKWTVSPDGLVYTFQLRRGVQFHKGLGELTAEDVVFSYQRQISDPQLTFYKALQNIKSVEAVDRYTVRITLKERDAPFMWTVVSYRPGLIVSKKAVEQLAGAFAKGPVGTGPFELVELTAAGEVVVRAHDGYFRGKPAVRQITFVHVGDENTAAAALRRGDLQIIQTRGNPEVVRLLRQDPNIKTARVIERYNLFQVQFGPDFKPAQDVRVRRALAHAIDRRAIAAALPDLDEMAMVMRPPELFGGSSDVPTYPYDPSRARQLLREAGYPSGFPITFMIQKREPETTVAEILAAQWQAVGLQVKLDVLDATTAFDRRDQGKFDITISATSRPGDPHLFFWDVFHSDAVPPYGSNFFHYKDSDVDALIDAGRITINETHRAQIYRALQRKLMTDLPIIPLFYRHLEMAWRSPVQSLTPGAFNMFWGETIKIGR; this is translated from the coding sequence ATGAGGATCGCCCTGATTCTGCTCATCAGCTTGCTGACGGCCGCGGGTGCCTTGCCGCTACTCCCGCAGCCGCTATCCGCGCAACAGGACACGCGGCCGGCCATTCGTGCTCGGCTGCAGTTCGCGCGCGCTGGCGGCGTGTACGATCCCGCGCGCTGGCGGTACACATCGGATTGGTTCGTCTACCCGAACCTCTTCAACTGGCTTGTGCGTTGGAAGCCGGGACCGGACCCCAAGGAGCTCGAGGCGGATCTGGCCGAGAAATGGACCGTTTCACCAGACGGCCTAGTCTACACATTCCAGCTCCGTCGCGGCGTCCAGTTTCATAAGGGGCTCGGGGAGTTGACGGCTGAGGATGTGGTCTTCTCCTACCAGCGCCAGATAAGCGATCCTCAGCTTACGTTCTATAAGGCCCTGCAGAACATCAAGAGCGTAGAAGCCGTGGATCGGTACACCGTGCGGATCACACTAAAGGAACGGGACGCGCCATTCATGTGGACAGTGGTCTCCTACCGGCCGGGTCTGATCGTTTCGAAGAAGGCCGTGGAACAGCTTGCGGGCGCCTTCGCCAAGGGCCCTGTGGGGACAGGCCCCTTTGAGTTGGTGGAGCTGACGGCAGCCGGAGAGGTAGTAGTGAGGGCGCATGACGGGTACTTCCGGGGGAAGCCAGCCGTGCGACAGATCACCTTCGTGCACGTAGGGGACGAGAACACGGCAGCGGCCGCCTTGCGGCGGGGCGACCTGCAGATCATCCAGACGCGGGGAAATCCCGAGGTGGTCCGTCTGCTGCGCCAGGACCCAAACATCAAGACAGCCCGCGTGATTGAGCGCTACAATCTGTTTCAGGTGCAGTTCGGACCCGACTTCAAGCCGGCCCAGGATGTCCGGGTGCGCCGTGCGCTGGCCCACGCCATTGACCGCCGTGCCATCGCGGCCGCGCTTCCGGACCTGGACGAGATGGCCATGGTCATGCGTCCTCCGGAGCTCTTCGGCGGGAGCTCGGATGTTCCCACGTATCCCTACGATCCGAGCCGCGCACGGCAGCTTCTGCGGGAAGCTGGCTACCCGAGCGGGTTCCCCATCACCTTCATGATCCAGAAGCGCGAGCCGGAGACCACGGTCGCAGAGATCCTAGCGGCGCAGTGGCAGGCAGTGGGCTTGCAGGTCAAACTCGATGTGCTAGACGCCACCACCGCCTTCGACCGCCGTGACCAGGGGAAATTCGACATCACCATCTCCGCCACATCCCGTCCAGGCGACCCGCACCTCTTCTTCTGGGACGTCTTCCACTCCGATGCGGTACCGCCGTATGGTTCCAATTTCTTCCACTATAAGGACAGCGATGTTGACGCCCTGATCGACGCCGGCCGGATTACGATCAACGAGACGCACCGCGCGCAGATTTACCGCGCGCTGCAGCGAAAGCTGATGACGGATCTGCCCATTATCCCTCTCTTCTACCGGCACCTGGAGATGGCCTGGCGATCTCCGGTCCAATCCCTGACCCCGGGGGCTTTCAATATGTTCTGGGGCGAGACGATCAAGATCGGAAGGTAA
- a CDS encoding succinylglutamate desuccinylase/aspartoacylase family protein, with product MNAQDVTPSEFKSQSFRPGTVSRYLVHVGELASGSRLGIPVGVIAGRRQGPTVLVMAGQHGEEPAGMAAVAALLRELTPDVVRGTVIAVPVVNPPAWAFRSRHFPLDAPNPGDVAGMASGDAAGIMSARVVAAMTEAIAANAQYGLDVHATHLDSVNYPRTMVTITGAEREEVQKQRLEMGRAIGYEIIHLWKRPAHGGVDAILNKRGIPTVAIEAGEGWRALEPFVSILLRGIRNFLKYVGALDGEPELPSMQVEVTTRYEVTANRGGMSYLKVKPGDYVRTGQVVAEIRDMFGDVLEELRSPFNGIVVRCSLLPTVATGARVCNVYQTDREEWTRRSVPPLEQQVLALGLV from the coding sequence ATGAACGCACAGGACGTCACCCCCTCGGAGTTCAAGAGCCAATCGTTTCGCCCCGGCACCGTTTCCCGTTATCTGGTGCACGTGGGCGAGCTGGCGAGCGGGTCTCGCCTCGGCATCCCGGTGGGTGTCATCGCGGGGAGACGCCAGGGGCCTACGGTGCTGGTGATGGCCGGCCAGCACGGCGAAGAGCCTGCGGGGATGGCGGCCGTGGCGGCGCTACTTCGGGAGCTGACGCCCGACGTGGTGAGGGGCACGGTGATCGCTGTGCCGGTCGTCAACCCTCCCGCCTGGGCCTTCCGCTCGCGACACTTCCCGCTGGACGCGCCCAACCCGGGGGATGTGGCCGGCATGGCCAGCGGGGACGCCGCTGGCATCATGAGCGCCCGGGTGGTGGCCGCGATGACCGAGGCGATCGCTGCCAATGCGCAGTACGGTCTCGACGTGCATGCGACCCACCTGGACAGCGTCAACTACCCCCGCACTATGGTGACCATCACGGGAGCAGAGCGCGAGGAGGTGCAGAAGCAGCGCCTGGAGATGGGCCGCGCCATCGGCTATGAGATCATCCACCTGTGGAAGCGCCCGGCCCACGGCGGCGTGGATGCCATCCTTAACAAGCGCGGCATACCCACGGTGGCCATAGAAGCCGGCGAGGGCTGGCGGGCCCTGGAGCCCTTCGTCTCCATCCTCCTGCGTGGGATCCGCAACTTCCTGAAGTATGTGGGCGCGCTGGACGGCGAGCCCGAGCTGCCATCGATGCAGGTCGAGGTGACAACGCGCTACGAAGTGACAGCGAATCGGGGAGGCATGTCTTACCTGAAGGTGAAGCCGGGAGACTACGTACGCACCGGTCAGGTCGTCGCGGAGATCCGCGACATGTTTGGCGATGTGCTGGAAGAGCTGCGCTCTCCCTTCAACGGCATTGTTGTGCGGTGCTCGTTGTTGCCCACAGTGGCCACAGGGGCGCGGGTATGCAACGTCTACCAGACTGACCGCGAGGAGTGGACGCGACGCAGTGTGCCCCCGCTGGAGCAGCAAGTTCTGGCCCTGGGTCTGGTCTGA
- a CDS encoding aldehyde dehydrogenase family protein, with translation MLIGSEWVDAEATLSVLDKYTGEVIGRVPQASREDVREAVAAAEAAFAARPLSPQERWRILYRVAEAIGQHEEELARMMIAESGFTWRDVRGDIRRAVQTLQVSAEEAKRIGGEVVPIQSAPGFEGSLAFTLRVPLGVVCAITPFNSPLNTVCHKVAPALAAGNTVVLKPATPTPITALRLAELFLEAGLPPGHLNVVTGRGGEVGRWLCEDTRIRFYTFTGSTDVGREIQRFVGLRRSCMELGNISATIVCEDGDLERAVPLIVNGAFRKAGQVCTSVQRILAQGAIYASLVEALRFATERLKVGDPRDPHTDVGPMIDEQKAVQAEQRVQEAVARGATVVVGGTRQGPVLYPTILVDVPDDAAVVCEEIFAPVVSVRAYDSLDEALRLVNAGPYGLQAGIFTRDLGKALRAARELRVGGVIVNGTSSTRADLMPYGGTKDSGFGREGPRYAIEEMSETRIVLFYQ, from the coding sequence ATGTTGATCGGCTCCGAGTGGGTCGATGCCGAGGCGACACTCTCCGTCCTGGACAAGTACACAGGAGAGGTGATCGGACGAGTCCCCCAGGCCAGTCGGGAGGATGTCCGGGAAGCCGTGGCTGCGGCCGAGGCAGCCTTTGCGGCACGTCCCCTCTCCCCCCAGGAGCGCTGGCGCATCCTGTATCGGGTCGCCGAGGCCATCGGCCAGCACGAGGAGGAGCTGGCCCGGATGATGATTGCCGAATCAGGTTTCACATGGCGGGACGTCCGCGGAGATATCCGCAGGGCGGTGCAGACCCTGCAGGTCTCAGCAGAGGAGGCGAAGCGGATAGGGGGAGAGGTCGTGCCGATTCAGAGCGCCCCGGGCTTCGAGGGTAGCTTGGCGTTCACCTTGCGCGTACCTCTGGGGGTGGTCTGTGCCATTACCCCGTTCAACAGCCCACTGAACACGGTCTGCCACAAGGTTGCACCTGCTCTGGCCGCGGGGAATACGGTTGTCCTCAAGCCGGCCACACCCACCCCCATCACCGCACTGCGCCTAGCCGAGCTGTTCCTGGAGGCCGGCCTGCCGCCGGGGCACCTCAACGTCGTCACAGGTCGCGGAGGAGAGGTCGGGCGGTGGCTGTGTGAGGATACGCGCATCCGCTTCTATACCTTCACGGGCAGCACGGACGTGGGCCGCGAGATCCAGCGGTTCGTCGGGCTGCGTCGCAGCTGTATGGAGCTGGGGAACATCTCTGCCACCATCGTGTGCGAGGACGGGGACTTGGAGCGAGCGGTGCCGCTGATCGTCAACGGGGCGTTCCGCAAGGCCGGCCAGGTCTGTACCTCGGTGCAACGTATCCTGGCCCAGGGGGCGATTTACGCCTCTCTGGTGGAGGCCCTGCGCTTCGCCACCGAGCGGCTGAAGGTTGGGGATCCCCGGGATCCCCACACCGATGTGGGACCCATGATCGACGAGCAGAAGGCCGTCCAGGCCGAGCAGCGCGTGCAGGAGGCGGTGGCCCGAGGAGCCACGGTGGTCGTTGGTGGGACACGCCAGGGGCCCGTACTGTACCCGACCATCCTAGTAGATGTTCCTGACGATGCCGCGGTGGTCTGCGAGGAGATCTTCGCTCCGGTGGTCTCTGTCCGCGCCTACGACAGCTTGGACGAGGCGCTGCGCCTGGTCAACGCGGGCCCGTACGGTCTTCAGGCCGGGATCTTCACCCGTGACCTGGGCAAGGCGTTGCGTGCGGCACGGGAGCTGCGAGTCGGCGGCGTGATCGTGAACGGGACCAGCAGCACCCGCGCCGACCTGATGCCGTATGGAGGGACAAAGGACAGCGGCTTCGGTCGGGAAGGGCCACGCTACGCCATTGAGGAGATGAGCGAAACACGGATCGTCCTCTTCTACCAGTAG
- a CDS encoding GntR family transcriptional regulator — translation MTQLAQLTQLKKLFERGGLRGEVIYRTLREAIVRSILPEGYRLQDRTLAATLGVSRTPVRQAMQRLEAEGFLEGVPRLGAVVASITPQDVEDIYAIRIAQEGVAAQLAAQRASPGELELLQHLNDQIAEATRQGDHQHLSHLNQEFHEAIYRAARNTRLGDLLKRLQYSIQRFEYSTLSSPERAQQALQEHRDLLAAIVARDAEGAEAAARRHKENAMRTRLKMHGPRTGPGGRSGGRHSF, via the coding sequence GTGACACAACTCGCCCAGCTGACCCAGTTGAAGAAACTCTTCGAGCGCGGCGGTCTGCGCGGAGAGGTCATCTACCGCACTCTGCGCGAAGCCATCGTCCGCAGCATCCTCCCCGAGGGCTATCGCCTGCAGGACCGTACCCTGGCCGCCACGCTGGGTGTCAGCCGCACTCCCGTGCGTCAGGCCATGCAGCGCCTGGAGGCGGAGGGGTTTCTGGAGGGCGTGCCCCGTCTGGGAGCGGTTGTGGCCAGCATCACGCCCCAGGACGTCGAGGACATCTACGCCATCCGCATCGCCCAGGAAGGGGTGGCTGCGCAACTTGCCGCGCAGCGCGCCTCGCCGGGAGAGCTAGAGTTGCTACAGCACCTCAACGACCAGATCGCCGAAGCCACGCGGCAGGGCGATCATCAGCACCTCAGCCATCTGAACCAGGAATTCCATGAGGCCATCTACCGAGCCGCCCGCAACACCCGCCTGGGAGACTTGCTCAAGCGCCTGCAGTACTCCATCCAACGGTTCGAGTACTCCACGCTCTCAAGTCCGGAACGGGCGCAGCAGGCCCTGCAAGAGCACCGGGATCTGCTGGCGGCCATTGTGGCGCGGGACGCCGAGGGGGCAGAGGCGGCAGCGCGGCGTCACAAGGAGAATGCCATGCGGACGCGTCTGAAGATGCACGGCCCGAGGACGGGCCCGGGAGGCAGGAGCGGTGGCCGTCACTCCTTCTGA
- a CDS encoding GntR family transcriptional regulator → MASEVDQLARLKKLYERDGLRGEVVYRTLRDAIVRGVLPEGYRLQDRVLANALQVSRTPVREAMQRLESEGFVETTARQGVVVSSITAQDVEDIYVIRIALEGVAARLAAQRASSAEIELLARLNDQFAAAVRRRDLQAITSLNREFHGALYQATRNRRLAALLNTLHDSVQRFRRSTLSVPERAEASVAEHEELIQAIRARDADRAEALARAHKERAKLVRLAIYQQPVASKR, encoded by the coding sequence ATGGCTTCCGAAGTCGATCAGCTGGCCAGGCTGAAGAAACTCTACGAGCGGGACGGCCTTCGTGGGGAGGTTGTTTACCGCACCCTGCGGGATGCCATCGTCCGTGGTGTCCTGCCGGAGGGATACCGCCTGCAGGATCGGGTCCTCGCCAATGCGCTGCAGGTGAGCCGCACACCCGTGCGCGAGGCGATGCAGCGGCTAGAGAGCGAAGGGTTCGTGGAGACCACCGCGCGGCAGGGCGTGGTTGTGTCCAGCATTACCGCCCAGGATGTGGAGGATATCTATGTCATCCGCATCGCCCTGGAAGGTGTTGCCGCCCGCCTGGCTGCGCAGCGCGCGTCTTCGGCAGAGATTGAGTTGCTGGCCCGTTTGAACGACCAGTTCGCTGCGGCGGTGCGGCGGCGGGACCTGCAGGCAATTACCTCTCTAAACAGGGAGTTTCACGGCGCTCTATATCAGGCTACGCGCAACCGACGACTTGCCGCACTGCTGAACACCCTTCATGATTCCGTGCAGCGGTTCCGACGATCCACCCTTTCTGTCCCCGAGCGGGCGGAGGCCTCGGTGGCGGAGCACGAGGAGCTGATCCAGGCGATTCGCGCGCGAGACGCCGACCGGGCGGAGGCCCTGGCCAGGGCCCACAAGGAGAGGGCCAAGCTCGTTCGACTGGCCATCTATCAGCAGCCCGTCGCCTCGAAGCGGTAG
- a CDS encoding ABC transporter permease, producing the protein MVARSHGLISALAVVAFVALWHWASTTLIDPFFLPAPPKILAGAVELARRGTLLPAVGASLARVFTGWLLGSLIAIPVGLVVGTSRVAKSIVDPFLHFFRFIPAIALITLFMVWFGVGELSRILLIIYATGFIVMINTATGVGAVEEEKLYAARSLGATGWQTFIHVTIPAAVPYIYVGMRLAMASSFLVIIAAEMLAAHTGLGNLIWTSRLFFRIDWMFAGIVLLGLLGFLTDRLWRTVGNRLLGRYVREVGRY; encoded by the coding sequence GTGGTCGCGCGGAGCCATGGGCTGATCTCCGCCCTGGCGGTGGTGGCGTTCGTCGCACTGTGGCACTGGGCCTCGACTACACTCATCGATCCCTTCTTCCTGCCCGCCCCACCGAAGATCCTGGCGGGCGCCGTAGAGCTCGCCCGGCGGGGTACCCTCCTGCCCGCGGTGGGCGCGAGCCTGGCGCGCGTGTTCACCGGCTGGCTGCTGGGAAGTCTCATCGCCATTCCCGTCGGGCTGGTGGTGGGAACCTCCCGGGTGGCCAAGAGCATCGTTGACCCCTTCCTGCACTTCTTCCGCTTCATCCCGGCCATCGCCCTGATCACCCTGTTCATGGTCTGGTTCGGCGTGGGAGAGCTCTCGCGCATCCTCCTCATCATCTACGCCACCGGCTTCATCGTCATGATCAATACAGCCACCGGGGTGGGGGCGGTGGAGGAGGAGAAGCTCTACGCCGCCCGCAGCCTGGGAGCCACGGGCTGGCAGACGTTCATCCATGTGACCATTCCGGCCGCCGTCCCGTACATCTACGTGGGCATGCGCCTGGCCATGGCCTCGTCCTTCCTGGTAATCATAGCCGCGGAGATGCTGGCCGCACACACGGGGTTGGGCAACCTGATCTGGACTTCGCGGCTGTTCTTCCGCATCGACTGGATGTTTGCGGGGATCGTCCTGCTGGGCCTGCTGGGCTTCCTCACCGACCGGCTGTGGCGGACGGTGGGCAACCGGCTGCTGGGCAGGTACGTCCGCGAGGTCGGGCGGTACTGA
- a CDS encoding ABC transporter ATP-binding protein, producing MTFRARGREERVLERISLVIRRGEIFILLGPSGCGKSTLLRLIAGFFTPTSGEILSSGVPVRTPGRDRGMVFQSVDAPLFDWLTVQENVEFGLRMSGRSLPERRAHARRLIATVGLTGHEQKYPRELSGGMKQRVQIARALAVDPAVLLMDEPFAALDAQTRKIMQREIVRIWREVGKTIVYVTHDIREALLLGQRVAVMTAGPSARIKVIYEVNLPYPRDETGGEFAALYRQIERDIEEEVMAAWSRGAMG from the coding sequence ATGACCTTCCGGGCCCGCGGCCGCGAGGAGCGCGTTCTGGAGCGCATCTCCCTGGTCATCCGTCGGGGCGAGATCTTCATCCTCCTGGGCCCCAGTGGCTGCGGAAAGTCCACGCTGCTGCGGCTGATCGCCGGGTTCTTCACCCCCACAAGTGGAGAGATCCTCTCGTCGGGCGTTCCCGTGCGCACTCCCGGCCGGGACCGGGGGATGGTCTTCCAGTCTGTGGACGCTCCGCTGTTCGACTGGCTCACTGTGCAGGAGAACGTGGAGTTCGGTCTGCGCATGTCCGGCCGGTCGCTGCCGGAGCGGCGGGCGCATGCCCGGCGCCTCATAGCCACCGTGGGCCTGACCGGGCATGAGCAGAAGTACCCGCGCGAGCTCTCCGGGGGGATGAAGCAGCGGGTGCAGATCGCGCGGGCCCTGGCCGTGGATCCGGCCGTCCTCCTGATGGACGAGCCCTTCGCCGCCCTGGACGCGCAGACTCGCAAGATCATGCAGCGGGAGATCGTACGCATCTGGCGCGAGGTGGGCAAGACCATCGTCTATGTCACTCACGACATCCGGGAGGCGCTGCTCCTTGGCCAGCGTGTGGCCGTGATGACAGCCGGCCCCTCGGCCCGCATTAAGGTCATCTACGAGGTGAACCTCCCCTATCCGCGGGACGAGACGGGGGGCGAATTCGCCGCCCTTTACCGGCAGATCGAGCGAGACATAGAGGAGGAGGTTATGGCGGCGTGGTCGCGCGGAGCCATGGGCTGA